One genomic window of Glycine soja cultivar W05 chromosome 9, ASM419377v2, whole genome shotgun sequence includes the following:
- the LOC114368672 gene encoding uncharacterized protein LOC114368672 isoform X2 gives MVLVFALILLGFLLGVAAVVAAEALGFLWVIKRLQSKISKDQAKIASKTQLGSAQSDHPQQQLLKKEGVVWVLEPDKVSKFWVEKQSSKELKRKKEVLEVTPVRKYGKINGQSLVLTDADGFHTTIQLKGCLVEAVSATSLPSKKWAKKFPIKVEAKTSVIYHGSKTFCIYLETACEKEAWCKALRLASSDNKEKHEWFAQLQEEFHSYLTSLNTEYHSLVKPSVGSSAETIEKASKPDGSSSKVRQFLKKLTKKSSRVGVENKSAWTSLSGREERKNTEKLRACQDAVLATGLMKSAAAANHLKSPLLDNSAPSSSTLPHSGSQSQFSVCSDADEKLGTDEGTLCWNLLVSRLFFDVKGNVRMKKSIQERIQRTLANMRTPSYVGEVICTDINMGNVPPCIIRMRVLPMEMSEVCALEFDIEYSGGALLEIETRLEVRELEHERGTEDSNPESSNVGAVPSDLLEGFEYLGEQLNLAEGMNDLLEPKGDDMSKSFKHSTSSSTQGSRWKSMLNSVAKQVSQVPLSLAIRIASLKGTLRLQIKPPPSDQLWFGFTFMPDIDFSLESFVGEHKITNSHIALFLVNRLKAAIRETLVLPNCESICIPWMLAEKDDWVPRNVAPFIWIHPESGNEISTSVDTNNQPCGGLKASARTLSGDGPELKQHKPPKCTKSSQEPARKSDSVALPPISSSSVTLRSSKSSEELTRPLLENDKPQETRDLQELRTTSLQNDNTNEASEEKMGDISVSESPPRNVVMDKQYSSIEQDDSRPRKIGKRERILDLKKRMSEKLEERVGTLLRR, from the exons ATGGTTCTTGTTTTCGCTTTGATTCTCCTCGGGTTTCTTCTTGGGGTGGCGGCGGTTGTAGCTGCCGAAGCTCTGGGATTTTTGTGGGTGATAAAGCGATTGCAAAGCAAGATCAGCAAAGACCAAGCCAAAATCGCGTCGAAAACGCAACTGGGTAGTGCTCAAAGTGATCATCCCCAACAACAATTGCTAAAAAAGGAG GGCGTGGTTTGGGTTTTGGAGCCTGACAAGGTTTCAAAATTTTGGGTGGAGAAACAGTCGTCAAAGGAGCTGAAGAGGAAAAAGGAAGTGTTGGAGGTGACTCCTGTTAGGAAGTATGGGAAAATCAATGGGCAATCACTTGTGCTTACAGATGCTGATGGCTTTCACACCACCATTCAGCTTAAGGGTTGCTTAGTGGAAGCTGTTTCAGCTACAAGTCTTCCTTCAAAAAAATG GGCGAAAAAGTTCCCCATCAAAGTGGAAGCCAAGACCTCTGTGATCTACCATGGAAGCAAGACTTTTTGCATATATCTTGAGACTGCATGTGAGAAAGAAGCATGGTGTAAGGCCCTCCGTCTGGCTTCTTCTGATAATAAAGAAAAGCATGAGTGGTTTGCCCAGTTGCAAGAAGAGTTTCATAGTTATTTGACATCATTAAATACTGAATATCATTCTCTCGTGAAACCATCCGTAGGATCAAGTGCTGAGACAATAGAAAAGGCTAGTAAGCCTGATGGTAGTTCCTCAAAGGTTcgtcaatttttgaaaaaacttacaaaaaaaagttcccGAGTTGGTGTGGAAAATAAATCAGCTTGGACTTCATTGTCAGGCcgtgaagaaagaaagaacactGAGAAGCTTCGTGCTTGTCAAGATGCAGTATTAGCCACTGGTTTGATGAAATCTGCTGCAGCAGCAAACCATCTGAAAAGTCCCTTGTTAGACAATTCCGCACCATCATCTTCAACCTTACCTCATTCAGGAAGCCAGAGTCAATTCTCTGTCTGTTCGGATGCTGATGAAAAGTTAGGTACTGATGAAGGAACACTATGTTGGAATTTGTTGGTTTCTCGACTCTTTTTCGATGTCAAAGGAAATGTGCGAATGAAGAAATCCATCCAAGAAAGGATTCAG AGGACATTGGCAAATATGAGAACTCCCAGTTATGTAGGTGAAGTAATCTGTACAGATATCAACATGGGGAATGTTCCACCCTGTATCATTCGAATGAGGGTTCTTCCAATGGAAATGAGTGAGGTGTGTGCCTTAGAGTTTGACATTGAATATTCTGGTGGTGCATTATTAGAGATTGAAACAAGGCTTGAAGTACGTGAACTAGAGCATGAAAGGGGGACAGAGGACTCAAATCCAGAGTCAAGCAATGTTGGCGCTGTCCCATCAGATCTTCTTGAAGGATTTGAATATTTGGGTGAGCAATTGAATCTTGCAGAAGGGATGAATGATTTACTAGAGCCAAAAGGAGATG ATATGTCCAAGAGCTTTAAGCACAGTACATCTTCCTCAACTCAAGGATCAAGATGGAAGTCTATGTTAAATTCTGTTGCCAAGCAAGTTTCACAG GTTCCTCTCTCTTTGGCAATAAGGATAGCATCCCTCAAAGGGACATTGCGGTTGCAGATAAAGCCACCTCCGTCTGATCAATTGTGGTTTGGTTTCACATTTATGCCTGATATAGACTTCAGCTTGGAATCATTTGTTGGAGAACACAAGATAACTAATTCACACATAGCTTTGTTCCTGGTCAATCGACTCAAG GCAGCGATCCGGGAAACTTTAGTGCTCCCAAATTGTGAAAGCATATGCATTCCATGGATGCTAGCCGAAAAGGATGATTGGGTTCCTAGGAATGTCGCTCCGTTCATATGGATCCACCCAGAATCGGGGAACGAGATTTCAACCTCAGTTGATACCAATAATCAACCTTGTGGTGGATTGAAAGCTAGTGCAAGGACCTTAAGTGGTGATGGTCCAGAACTCAAACAACATAAACCGCCAAAGTGTACCAAATCTAGTCAGGAACCAGCTAGGAAATCAGATTCTGTGGCACTTCCACCAATTTCCTCTAGTTCAGTAACATTAAGGAGCAGCAAAAGTTCGGAAGAACTGACAAGACCTCTGTTAGAGAATGACAAACCACAAGAAACTAGAGATTTGCAAGAACTTAGAACTACTTCATTGCAGAATGACAATACTAATGAAGCTAGTGAAGAGAAGATGGGGGATATTTCTGTGAGTGAATCACCTCCCAGAAACGTGGTGATGGATAAACAATATAGTTCAATTGAACAGGATGATTCAAGGCCAAGGAAAATTGGAAAAAGGGAAAGAATTCTTGAtttgaaaaagaggatgagtgAGAAATTGGAAGAAAGAGTCGGCACATTGTTGAGAAGATAA
- the LOC114368672 gene encoding uncharacterized protein LOC114368672 isoform X1, which translates to MVLVFALILLGFLLGVAAVVAAEALGFLWVIKRLQSKISKDQAKIASKTQLGSAQSDHPQQQLLKKEGVVWVLEPDKVSKFWVEKQSSKELKRKKEVLEVTPVRKYGKINGQSLVLTDADGFHTTIQLKGCLVEAVSATSLPSKKWAKKFPIKVEAKTSVIYHGSKTFCIYLETACEKEAWCKALRLASSDNKEKHEWFAQLQEEFHSYLTSLNTEYHSLVKPSVGSSAETIEKASKPDGSSSKVRQFLKKLTKKSSRVGVENKSAWTSLSGREERKNTEKLRACQDAVLATGLMKSAAAANHLKSPLLDNSAPSSSTLPHSGSQSQFSVCSDADEKLGTDEGTLCWNLLVSRLFFDVKGNVRMKKSIQERIQRTLANMRTPSYVGEVICTDINMGNVPPCIIRMRVLPMEMSEVCALEFDIEYSGGALLEIETRLEVRELEHERGTEDSNPESSNVGAVPSDLLEGFEYLGEQLNLAEGMNDLLEPKGDGEWNIDMSKSFKHSTSSSTQGSRWKSMLNSVAKQVSQVPLSLAIRIASLKGTLRLQIKPPPSDQLWFGFTFMPDIDFSLESFVGEHKITNSHIALFLVNRLKAAIRETLVLPNCESICIPWMLAEKDDWVPRNVAPFIWIHPESGNEISTSVDTNNQPCGGLKASARTLSGDGPELKQHKPPKCTKSSQEPARKSDSVALPPISSSSVTLRSSKSSEELTRPLLENDKPQETRDLQELRTTSLQNDNTNEASEEKMGDISVSESPPRNVVMDKQYSSIEQDDSRPRKIGKRERILDLKKRMSEKLEERVGTLLRR; encoded by the exons ATGGTTCTTGTTTTCGCTTTGATTCTCCTCGGGTTTCTTCTTGGGGTGGCGGCGGTTGTAGCTGCCGAAGCTCTGGGATTTTTGTGGGTGATAAAGCGATTGCAAAGCAAGATCAGCAAAGACCAAGCCAAAATCGCGTCGAAAACGCAACTGGGTAGTGCTCAAAGTGATCATCCCCAACAACAATTGCTAAAAAAGGAG GGCGTGGTTTGGGTTTTGGAGCCTGACAAGGTTTCAAAATTTTGGGTGGAGAAACAGTCGTCAAAGGAGCTGAAGAGGAAAAAGGAAGTGTTGGAGGTGACTCCTGTTAGGAAGTATGGGAAAATCAATGGGCAATCACTTGTGCTTACAGATGCTGATGGCTTTCACACCACCATTCAGCTTAAGGGTTGCTTAGTGGAAGCTGTTTCAGCTACAAGTCTTCCTTCAAAAAAATG GGCGAAAAAGTTCCCCATCAAAGTGGAAGCCAAGACCTCTGTGATCTACCATGGAAGCAAGACTTTTTGCATATATCTTGAGACTGCATGTGAGAAAGAAGCATGGTGTAAGGCCCTCCGTCTGGCTTCTTCTGATAATAAAGAAAAGCATGAGTGGTTTGCCCAGTTGCAAGAAGAGTTTCATAGTTATTTGACATCATTAAATACTGAATATCATTCTCTCGTGAAACCATCCGTAGGATCAAGTGCTGAGACAATAGAAAAGGCTAGTAAGCCTGATGGTAGTTCCTCAAAGGTTcgtcaatttttgaaaaaacttacaaaaaaaagttcccGAGTTGGTGTGGAAAATAAATCAGCTTGGACTTCATTGTCAGGCcgtgaagaaagaaagaacactGAGAAGCTTCGTGCTTGTCAAGATGCAGTATTAGCCACTGGTTTGATGAAATCTGCTGCAGCAGCAAACCATCTGAAAAGTCCCTTGTTAGACAATTCCGCACCATCATCTTCAACCTTACCTCATTCAGGAAGCCAGAGTCAATTCTCTGTCTGTTCGGATGCTGATGAAAAGTTAGGTACTGATGAAGGAACACTATGTTGGAATTTGTTGGTTTCTCGACTCTTTTTCGATGTCAAAGGAAATGTGCGAATGAAGAAATCCATCCAAGAAAGGATTCAG AGGACATTGGCAAATATGAGAACTCCCAGTTATGTAGGTGAAGTAATCTGTACAGATATCAACATGGGGAATGTTCCACCCTGTATCATTCGAATGAGGGTTCTTCCAATGGAAATGAGTGAGGTGTGTGCCTTAGAGTTTGACATTGAATATTCTGGTGGTGCATTATTAGAGATTGAAACAAGGCTTGAAGTACGTGAACTAGAGCATGAAAGGGGGACAGAGGACTCAAATCCAGAGTCAAGCAATGTTGGCGCTGTCCCATCAGATCTTCTTGAAGGATTTGAATATTTGGGTGAGCAATTGAATCTTGCAGAAGGGATGAATGATTTACTAGAGCCAAAAGGAGATGGTGAGTGGAACATTG ATATGTCCAAGAGCTTTAAGCACAGTACATCTTCCTCAACTCAAGGATCAAGATGGAAGTCTATGTTAAATTCTGTTGCCAAGCAAGTTTCACAG GTTCCTCTCTCTTTGGCAATAAGGATAGCATCCCTCAAAGGGACATTGCGGTTGCAGATAAAGCCACCTCCGTCTGATCAATTGTGGTTTGGTTTCACATTTATGCCTGATATAGACTTCAGCTTGGAATCATTTGTTGGAGAACACAAGATAACTAATTCACACATAGCTTTGTTCCTGGTCAATCGACTCAAG GCAGCGATCCGGGAAACTTTAGTGCTCCCAAATTGTGAAAGCATATGCATTCCATGGATGCTAGCCGAAAAGGATGATTGGGTTCCTAGGAATGTCGCTCCGTTCATATGGATCCACCCAGAATCGGGGAACGAGATTTCAACCTCAGTTGATACCAATAATCAACCTTGTGGTGGATTGAAAGCTAGTGCAAGGACCTTAAGTGGTGATGGTCCAGAACTCAAACAACATAAACCGCCAAAGTGTACCAAATCTAGTCAGGAACCAGCTAGGAAATCAGATTCTGTGGCACTTCCACCAATTTCCTCTAGTTCAGTAACATTAAGGAGCAGCAAAAGTTCGGAAGAACTGACAAGACCTCTGTTAGAGAATGACAAACCACAAGAAACTAGAGATTTGCAAGAACTTAGAACTACTTCATTGCAGAATGACAATACTAATGAAGCTAGTGAAGAGAAGATGGGGGATATTTCTGTGAGTGAATCACCTCCCAGAAACGTGGTGATGGATAAACAATATAGTTCAATTGAACAGGATGATTCAAGGCCAAGGAAAATTGGAAAAAGGGAAAGAATTCTTGAtttgaaaaagaggatgagtgAGAAATTGGAAGAAAGAGTCGGCACATTGTTGAGAAGATAA